In Sulfoacidibacillus ferrooxidans, the DNA window GATGGAAATATGTCGCAAGCGCAATAAAAAGGGGGTATGATTTTATGCGTCAAACGGCGTATACTACTTCCACGGAGGTGTTTTTCGTGGAGAAAAAGCAAGAGGAAATTGGCTTAGTTAAAGGTAACGTTCCAGGTCTGCGTGGCCGTATGTCAAGGGACGATAAGAGCGATTATGTGAATACAGATTCTATTGTACTTGGCGAATCATTTAAGTTTCTTCTGAATAAGGAAGATGATGTGTATGACACAAAATACGAGTACTTACTTGAAGCCGAAGAAAGGCGAAATATACATCACGAAAGTTAGATTTTCAGATGATTCGAATGTTAAAATTCGTCCTTTGTTAATCATATTTGCTGAACAAGGTGATGAAGATGTAATTGGAGTTTTTATAACTAGTCAAACTCCAAAAAGTGCATTCGATGTAACGATAACCTCATGGGTAGCATCCGGCTTAGAAAAACCTTCTATTGTTAGAACATCCAAACCAGGAACCTACCATTATTCCCGACTTTTAAAAAAATTGGCGATTTGAACGATAAAGATTTGCAAAAAGTGCTAGCCTCGTTTCAAGAGCTTGCAACCTCGTAAAAATAAACTATAAAACCAATCCGTCTATATAACGGAAAGTAGCACACGAAAAAAGATGCAGCGCAAGCTGTGTTTTGTCGTGTGCTTTTTTCGTGTTCTAGCGGATCAACAAAGGAGCGATTCATATGCCGATTCCAGGACGTTCAGATGTTGTGCGCGTGCCACGAGTAGGAAAAATTCATTTAGGTGTGAAAACATCCAATGGACAAAAGGAGTATCCAAAAGCCACGGAC includes these proteins:
- a CDS encoding type II toxin-antitoxin system PemK/MazF family toxin; the encoded protein is MTQNTSTYLKPKKGEIYITKVRFSDDSNVKIRPLLIIFAEQGDEDVIGVFITSQTPKSAFDVTITSWVASGLEKPSIVRTSKPGTYHYSRLLKKLAI